A portion of the Salarias fasciatus chromosome 15, fSalaFa1.1, whole genome shotgun sequence genome contains these proteins:
- the zc3h14 gene encoding zinc finger CCCH domain-containing protein 14 isoform X1, with product MEIGTEISKKIRAAIKGKLQELGAYIDEDLPDYIMVMVANKKTSHQMTDDLSLFLGNNTIKFTTWLQGVLEKLRSVAGEPASLRHQLQSDSGAVSKSRMTAGEHSRAEESRLLMVSSSRSDRTEARVSSSAHESRRGTVETSSSQLTSTVKPLMETLPSEAVIDIKPEMDDDLIGDDPVDMNNHGRTHGASSRSAAELYRAGQGKFTSMGSAATSRSAEGSSHSRQPQDSRSRSSRNGSSKSEELSRKRKAPVASSVVRVSRAADEDSDEVEEDDPSYGGRGLSSRVSLPSKPERKPTLPPTKQATRNLILKAISEAQDSITKTTAYTIPQRQTVPVAPRTRLANSEEMTAAIQLVQEHLHSLAPRDPAYTSTSLPPSRTASGPERSLATRLQLERHEGNKPHEFGVEVTAGSEGKASDTRSFIVSRGQVEESPARHQQHVLSSLPRTVQASKDRVESNSPKFIVTLDGVPSPLGNLADCDMELDHVRPPTKVTEAGGHAHKQPKVSILDRIQSTVPSSEDDLLDVEMAEDEDEDDVPLKKQKVLERCKFWPVCKSGDECLYHHPTTQCKTFPNCKFGDKCLFVHPNCKYDARCTKPDCPFTHVSRRSAAAPPPRPALQPLQSTSVCRFFPDCMKMDCPFFHPKACRFAAQCKRAGCTFYHPTTAVPPRHALKWTKAQSS from the exons atggaaatCGGAACAGAAATCAGCAAGAAAATAAGA GCTGCCATCAAAGGAAAGCTTCAAGAGCTCGGTGCATACATCG ATGAAGACCTTCCTGACTATATCATGGTCATGGtggcaaacaaaaaaacctcccaTCAAATGACTGATGATCTGTCTCTTTTCCTTGGAAACAACACTATAAAGTTCACAACCTG gCTGCAAGGAGTCTTGGAAAAATTACGATCTGTTGCTGGAG AGCCTGCTTCACTCAGACatcagctgcagtctgacagTGGTGCTGTTTCAAAAAGCCGAATGACTGCCGGGGaacacagcagagctgaagagTCCAGGTTGTTGATGGTGTCGAGCTCACGCTCTGACAGGACTGAAGCCCGCGTGTCCAGCTCCGCTCATGAGAGCAG GAGGGGGACCGTTGAAACCAGTTCCTCACAACTTACCTCAACTGTCAAGCCGCTAATGGAGACGCTCCCCTCGGAGGCAGTTATTGACATCAAACCAGAGATGGACGACGACCTCATTGGTGACGATCCTGTAGATATGAACAACCACGGTCGTACGCACGGCGCATCGAGTAGATCCGCCGCTGAACTCTATAGAGCCGGCCAAGGCAAGTTCACATCCATGGGTTCTGCGGCCACGAGTCGGTCCGCAGAAGGATCCTCTCACTCCAGGCAGCCGCAGGACAGCAGAAGCAGGAGCTCCAGAAATGGATCCAGTAAG TCAGAAGAGCTGTCCCGGAAGCGAAAGGCTCCAGTTGCGAGTTCGGTGGTCCGAGTGAGCCGAGCAGCCGATGAAGACAGTGACGAGGTGGAAGAGGACGACCCGAGCTACGGCggcagaggactgtccagcagagtGTCTCTCCCCTCCAAACCAGAGCgaaa acCGACTCTTCCACCGACCAAGCAAGCCACCAGAAACCTGATACTGAAGGCCATCTCTGAGGCTCAGGACTCCATCACAAAAACTACAGCTTACACAA taccacagagacagactgttCCTGTGGCGCCTCGCACTCGACTGGCCAACAGTGAGGAGATGACCGCAGCCATCCAGCTCGTCCAGGAGCATCTCCACAGCCTGGCCCCAAGGGACCCGGCCTACACCTCCACCAGTCTACCTCCGTCCAGGACGGCCT CAGGTCCAGAGAGATCTTTAGCTACTCGCCTTCAGCTGGAGAGACACGAAGGAAATAAACCTCATGAATTTG GTGTGGAAGTCACTGCAGGCAGTGAGGGAAAGGCGTCCGATACACGCTCCTTCATCGTCAGTCGGGGTCAGGTGGAAGAATCTCCGGCCAGACACCAGCAGCACGTTCTGTCGTCTTTACCACGCACGGTTCAAGCCAG TAAGGACAGAGTGGAGTCCAACAGCCCCAAATTCATCGTGACGCTGGATGGAGTCCCGAGCCCGCTGGGGAACCTGGCCGACTGTGACATGGAGCTGGATCATGTGAGACCCCCCACCAAGGTCACTGAGGCCGGTGGCCACGCCCACAAGCAGCCCAAAGTCAGCATCCTGGACAGGATACAAAGCACCGTCCCATCATCAGAAG ATGACTTGCTGGACGTAGAGATGGCAGAAGACGAAGACGAAGACGACGTCCCTCTGAAGAAGCAAAAGGTGCTGGAGCGCTGCAAGTTCTGGCCGGTCTGCAAGAGCGGAGATGAGTGTCTGTACCATCACCCGACAACCCAGTGCAA gACGTTTCCCAACTGCAAGTTTGGAGATAAATGCCTCTTTGTGCATCCTAACTGTAAATACGACGCGCGGTGCACCAAGCCAGACTGTCCCTTCACTCACGTGAGCCGCAGGAGCGCCGCGGCTCCTCCGCCCAGACCAG CGCTGCAGCCGTTACAAAGCACAAGCGTGTGCCGCTTCTTCCCAGACTGCATGAAGATGGACTGCCCCTTCTTTCATCCCAAG GCTTGTCGCTTTGCGGCGCAGTGCAAACGAGCCGGATGTACCTTTTACCACCCGACCACAGCCGTGCCTCCCAGACACGCCCTGAAGTGGACCAAAGCACAGAGCAG CTAA
- the zc3h14 gene encoding zinc finger CCCH domain-containing protein 14 isoform X2 translates to MEIGTEISKKIRAAIKGKLQELGAYIDEDLPDYIMVMVANKKTSHQMTDDLSLFLGNNTIKFTTWLQGVLEKLRSVAGEPASLRHQLQSDSGAVSKSRMTAGEHSRAEESRLLMVSSSRSDRTEARVSSSAHESRRGTVETSSSQLTSTVKPLMETLPSEAVIDIKPEMDDDLIGDDPVDMNNHGRTHGASSRSAAELYRAGQGKFTSMGSAATSRSAEGSSHSRQPQDSRSRSSRNGSSKSEELSRKRKAPVASSVVRVSRAADEDSDEVEEDDPSYGGRGLSSRVSLPSKPERKPTLPPTKQATRNLILKAISEAQDSITKTTAYTIPQRQTVPVAPRTRLANSEEMTAAIQLVQEHLHSLAPRDPAYTSTSLPPSRTACPERSLATRLQLERHEGNKPHEFGVEVTAGSEGKASDTRSFIVSRGQVEESPARHQQHVLSSLPRTVQASKDRVESNSPKFIVTLDGVPSPLGNLADCDMELDHVRPPTKVTEAGGHAHKQPKVSILDRIQSTVPSSEDDLLDVEMAEDEDEDDVPLKKQKVLERCKFWPVCKSGDECLYHHPTTQCKTFPNCKFGDKCLFVHPNCKYDARCTKPDCPFTHVSRRSAAAPPPRPALQPLQSTSVCRFFPDCMKMDCPFFHPKACRFAAQCKRAGCTFYHPTTAVPPRHALKWTKAQSS, encoded by the exons atggaaatCGGAACAGAAATCAGCAAGAAAATAAGA GCTGCCATCAAAGGAAAGCTTCAAGAGCTCGGTGCATACATCG ATGAAGACCTTCCTGACTATATCATGGTCATGGtggcaaacaaaaaaacctcccaTCAAATGACTGATGATCTGTCTCTTTTCCTTGGAAACAACACTATAAAGTTCACAACCTG gCTGCAAGGAGTCTTGGAAAAATTACGATCTGTTGCTGGAG AGCCTGCTTCACTCAGACatcagctgcagtctgacagTGGTGCTGTTTCAAAAAGCCGAATGACTGCCGGGGaacacagcagagctgaagagTCCAGGTTGTTGATGGTGTCGAGCTCACGCTCTGACAGGACTGAAGCCCGCGTGTCCAGCTCCGCTCATGAGAGCAG GAGGGGGACCGTTGAAACCAGTTCCTCACAACTTACCTCAACTGTCAAGCCGCTAATGGAGACGCTCCCCTCGGAGGCAGTTATTGACATCAAACCAGAGATGGACGACGACCTCATTGGTGACGATCCTGTAGATATGAACAACCACGGTCGTACGCACGGCGCATCGAGTAGATCCGCCGCTGAACTCTATAGAGCCGGCCAAGGCAAGTTCACATCCATGGGTTCTGCGGCCACGAGTCGGTCCGCAGAAGGATCCTCTCACTCCAGGCAGCCGCAGGACAGCAGAAGCAGGAGCTCCAGAAATGGATCCAGTAAG TCAGAAGAGCTGTCCCGGAAGCGAAAGGCTCCAGTTGCGAGTTCGGTGGTCCGAGTGAGCCGAGCAGCCGATGAAGACAGTGACGAGGTGGAAGAGGACGACCCGAGCTACGGCggcagaggactgtccagcagagtGTCTCTCCCCTCCAAACCAGAGCgaaa acCGACTCTTCCACCGACCAAGCAAGCCACCAGAAACCTGATACTGAAGGCCATCTCTGAGGCTCAGGACTCCATCACAAAAACTACAGCTTACACAA taccacagagacagactgttCCTGTGGCGCCTCGCACTCGACTGGCCAACAGTGAGGAGATGACCGCAGCCATCCAGCTCGTCCAGGAGCATCTCCACAGCCTGGCCCCAAGGGACCCGGCCTACACCTCCACCAGTCTACCTCCGTCCAGGACGGCCT GTCCAGAGAGATCTTTAGCTACTCGCCTTCAGCTGGAGAGACACGAAGGAAATAAACCTCATGAATTTG GTGTGGAAGTCACTGCAGGCAGTGAGGGAAAGGCGTCCGATACACGCTCCTTCATCGTCAGTCGGGGTCAGGTGGAAGAATCTCCGGCCAGACACCAGCAGCACGTTCTGTCGTCTTTACCACGCACGGTTCAAGCCAG TAAGGACAGAGTGGAGTCCAACAGCCCCAAATTCATCGTGACGCTGGATGGAGTCCCGAGCCCGCTGGGGAACCTGGCCGACTGTGACATGGAGCTGGATCATGTGAGACCCCCCACCAAGGTCACTGAGGCCGGTGGCCACGCCCACAAGCAGCCCAAAGTCAGCATCCTGGACAGGATACAAAGCACCGTCCCATCATCAGAAG ATGACTTGCTGGACGTAGAGATGGCAGAAGACGAAGACGAAGACGACGTCCCTCTGAAGAAGCAAAAGGTGCTGGAGCGCTGCAAGTTCTGGCCGGTCTGCAAGAGCGGAGATGAGTGTCTGTACCATCACCCGACAACCCAGTGCAA gACGTTTCCCAACTGCAAGTTTGGAGATAAATGCCTCTTTGTGCATCCTAACTGTAAATACGACGCGCGGTGCACCAAGCCAGACTGTCCCTTCACTCACGTGAGCCGCAGGAGCGCCGCGGCTCCTCCGCCCAGACCAG CGCTGCAGCCGTTACAAAGCACAAGCGTGTGCCGCTTCTTCCCAGACTGCATGAAGATGGACTGCCCCTTCTTTCATCCCAAG GCTTGTCGCTTTGCGGCGCAGTGCAAACGAGCCGGATGTACCTTTTACCACCCGACCACAGCCGTGCCTCCCAGACACGCCCTGAAGTGGACCAAAGCACAGAGCAG CTAA